GGTAAACTTCTGGCTCTTCGAACAAGTTCAAACAAGAATTAGAGGAAGAATAAGTGGTTTCGACGAGTTCATGAATGTTGTGATAGACGATGCAAGCGAAATACCTATTGACACAAAAACAGGGTCTGAGCTTCCCGATCAAGCCGTGAAATTAGGACGAATTCTCCTGAAAGGCGACAACATTACCCTTATCACACCAGTGTCTGACTGACCGCGGCTCACTGCAGGGTTGATCGCAAACTGTAACATGTATAATATCACGCTTCAAATCCGAACGTTAACTTGTTTAACTATGTACAGAGGGTTGATAGCTAACGGTTCAATAATCACAGGATTGTATCCAAATTCTCTTTTCTCTGTTGCAAAAGCTGCTTATTCCTGTCTTCGACCTCATTGGCGAAGGTGTGCATCTCTCCCGAAACATATTCCTTGATAGTTGGAAGACCCACAAACTCACCACCGCCCAGAGATCCAAACAAAGCATCTCCGATATCCTTCTCGCTCCTCGACCTAGGTCTTGACGAACCAACACTTAATTTGGTCCGA
The Lachancea thermotolerans CBS 6340 chromosome G complete sequence genome window above contains:
- the SME1 gene encoding mRNA splicing protein SME1 (similar to uniprot|Q12330 YOR159C Saccharomyces cerevisiae SME1 Required for pre-mRNA splicing, cap modification and U1 U2 U4 and U5 snRNA stability); translation: MAPNNPKVTVPPINCIFNFLQQQTLVNFWLFEQVQTRIRGRISGFDEFMNVVIDDASEIPIDTKTGSELPDQAVKLGRILLKGDNITLITPVSD